One window of the Clostridia bacterium genome contains the following:
- a CDS encoding type II and III secretion system protein family protein: protein MMTETAKPVVQRILAVAIMFGVAMPGAFAQAQPSGQTGDVQAPAAQVDLNPQPTTAPETQSLHVQVGRSIVINTQARLRRVLVSNQAVLDALTVNSKQVVVSAKAPGSSSLVLWDENGQARILDVYADVDVSGLRDSLRQAFPNETLQVEPEQGRIILSGDVSTKASADEALKMAGLFSKDVVNSMNVAPPVRGRQIMLKVRFAEVNRNKIDAFGINILSTGATNTVGTISTQQFGPPMLGTAGQGKVPANTLSVSDLLNVFLFRPDLNLGATIKALQQKNVLQILAEPNLMARSGEPARFLAGGEFPFPVVQGGGGNFAAVTIQFRPFGVRLDFTGTVGDDNVIRLKVAPEVSALDFSNAVTISGFTVPALSTRRAETEIELRDGQTFGIAGLLDQRTTALFSKVPGIGDVPILGLLFRSKQVTRSNTELLVLVTPTIVDPLTGTHEPVAVPSAPLKNLNPKDFDRGVAKPSDKATTPAE from the coding sequence ATGATGACGGAAACCGCCAAGCCGGTAGTTCAAAGGATTCTCGCAGTTGCCATCATGTTCGGCGTTGCAATGCCTGGAGCATTCGCGCAGGCGCAGCCGAGCGGCCAAACTGGAGACGTTCAGGCGCCGGCCGCACAGGTTGACCTCAATCCGCAGCCCACGACCGCACCGGAGACGCAGTCGCTCCACGTACAGGTGGGACGCTCCATCGTCATTAATACGCAGGCACGGTTGCGCCGTGTCCTGGTCAGCAATCAAGCCGTGCTGGACGCACTTACCGTGAATTCCAAGCAGGTTGTCGTCTCCGCCAAGGCTCCCGGCAGCAGCAGCCTCGTCCTATGGGACGAGAACGGACAGGCTCGCATCCTGGACGTTTACGCCGATGTGGATGTCTCCGGGCTCAGAGATTCGCTTCGGCAGGCGTTTCCGAACGAGACGCTACAGGTGGAGCCTGAGCAGGGAAGGATCATTCTCTCCGGCGACGTGAGCACGAAGGCCTCGGCTGACGAAGCACTCAAGATGGCGGGACTGTTCTCGAAGGATGTTGTGAACTCGATGAACGTTGCGCCGCCGGTTCGCGGCCGCCAGATCATGCTGAAGGTTCGCTTCGCCGAAGTGAACCGCAACAAGATAGATGCGTTCGGCATCAACATCCTGAGCACAGGCGCCACCAATACGGTGGGCACCATCTCCACCCAGCAATTCGGCCCGCCCATGCTGGGCACGGCGGGACAAGGCAAGGTTCCGGCGAACACGCTTTCCGTCAGCGATCTGCTGAACGTGTTTTTGTTCCGCCCCGACCTGAACCTCGGCGCGACCATCAAGGCGTTGCAGCAGAAAAATGTTCTGCAAATTCTCGCCGAGCCGAACCTGATGGCGCGCAGCGGCGAGCCAGCACGCTTCCTCGCCGGTGGTGAGTTCCCCTTCCCGGTAGTGCAAGGAGGCGGCGGCAACTTCGCCGCGGTGACGATCCAGTTCCGCCCCTTCGGCGTCCGCCTGGACTTCACCGGCACAGTTGGCGATGACAACGTCATTCGCCTGAAAGTGGCTCCTGAAGTCAGCGCACTGGATTTCTCCAACGCAGTGACCATCTCGGGCTTCACGGTTCCAGCACTCTCAACCCGGCGCGCTGAAACGGAAATCGAGTTGCGCGATGGCCAGACGTTCGGCATCGCCGGCCTGCTCGATCAGAGGACCACGGCACTGTTCAGCAAGGTTCCAGGCATCGGCGATGTGCCGATTCTCGGCCTCCTGTTCCGTTCCAAGCAGGTAACCCGGAGCAACACGGAACTTCTGGTTCTGGTTACACCAACGATCGTTGACCCGCTCACCGGAACTCACGAGCCGGTTGCGGTCCCATCGGCTCCCCTGAAGAACTTAAACCCGAAAGATTTCGATCGCGGAGTGGCGAAGCCGTCTGACAAGGCAACGACCCCCGCGGAATGA
- a CDS encoding AAA family ATPase: MSSPGFALARPLSIVTIGLDREILAGLKQVVSSLKGFEFIAEVSAQTHEKSNASAVMESLRQRKPDICVIDFDSNRERCGTTAEQIRSRLPGVVVFALSADSNPEAIITAMHSGCSEYLLKPLNRDRIVEALNKVDHNKRGREAVKKAAMYTFIGAKGGTGVTTLATHLATFAAKSGARTLLIDHHTDLGDICVYLSLGEHLYDFYELVHNTHRMDADLLQGFIVRHASGVEVLASPSAMGTTTQVSPAALEATLAFLKQIYDVILIDCAPGLSALNVSAIERSDAVYLIATPELPSIRNLSRYLEHLRQYNCPEEKIRIVVNRYSKRASITQQQVEKAVRMQVALVVPNDYANILEAINMGTPIPPDTKSELATTFRDWTAALLGTKPQNVAQEPKRRFAAMFGI, translated from the coding sequence ATGAGTAGCCCAGGCTTTGCACTTGCGCGACCGCTTTCTATTGTGACGATCGGCCTCGACAGGGAAATACTTGCGGGGCTGAAACAGGTTGTAAGCTCGCTGAAAGGTTTCGAGTTTATTGCAGAGGTTTCCGCCCAAACACACGAGAAGTCGAACGCCAGCGCCGTCATGGAGAGCTTGCGCCAGCGCAAACCAGACATTTGCGTCATCGACTTCGATAGCAATCGTGAACGATGCGGGACGACAGCCGAGCAAATCCGAAGCCGGCTGCCCGGTGTCGTCGTCTTCGCCCTGTCGGCGGATTCGAATCCCGAGGCCATCATTACGGCCATGCACAGCGGTTGTTCGGAATACCTGTTGAAGCCGCTAAACCGCGACCGCATTGTCGAAGCTCTTAACAAAGTCGACCACAATAAGCGTGGCCGGGAAGCGGTGAAGAAAGCGGCGATGTACACCTTCATCGGCGCCAAGGGCGGTACGGGTGTCACGACCCTTGCGACCCATCTTGCGACCTTCGCCGCGAAATCCGGCGCAAGAACGCTGCTGATCGATCACCACACTGATCTTGGCGACATCTGCGTTTACCTGAGCCTGGGCGAGCACCTGTACGATTTCTATGAACTGGTACACAACACTCACCGAATGGATGCGGACCTGCTGCAAGGCTTCATCGTGCGTCATGCCTCGGGAGTTGAAGTCCTCGCTTCTCCGAGCGCAATGGGGACGACGACGCAGGTTTCACCGGCGGCACTGGAAGCTACCCTCGCGTTTCTCAAGCAGATCTATGACGTTATCCTCATCGACTGCGCTCCGGGATTGAGCGCTCTCAACGTAAGCGCTATCGAACGCTCGGACGCCGTATACCTGATTGCGACGCCGGAACTGCCCTCGATCCGAAACCTCAGCCGGTATCTCGAGCACCTGAGGCAGTACAACTGTCCGGAGGAAAAGATTCGCATCGTCGTCAACCGGTACTCGAAGCGGGCAAGCATCACGCAGCAACAGGTCGAGAAAGCGGTTCGCATGCAGGTTGCGCTCGTGGTGCCGAACGACTACGCAAACATTCTTGAGGCCATCAACATGGGAACGCCAATCCCGCCCGACACAAAGAGCGAATTGGCAACGACCTTCCGCGACTGGACCGCGGCGCTGCTGGGCACCAAGCCGCAGAACGTGGCTCAAGAGCCGAAACGCCGGTTCGCCGCGATGTTTGGCATTTAA
- a CDS encoding CpaF family protein, giving the protein MSTGLGFATRLAVRADQSVGTELTPKAYQELKSSLHRDLLSRIDLEKLAYLDENRARIQVLNVIQDLVAQLETPLSAVERERLSREVLDEVFGLGPLEPLLQDPTINDILVNTHKLVYVERGGMLEETGVTFKDDLHLMHVIEKIVSAVGRRVDESSPMVDARLPDGSRVNVIIPPLAVDGPLLSIRRFGAIPLEAEDLLTNRTMTPQMLEVLQNAIKSRLNVVISGGTGAGKTTLLNVLSAFISERERIVTIEDSAELQMKQKHVVRLECRAPNVEGKGAVRQRELVINALRMRPDRIIVGEVRGEEALDMLQAMNTGHDGSITTIHANSPRDAIARMETMALMANLNLPEKAIRQQIASAVDIIIQISRLSDGSRRVTYVTEIAGMDHDVVSMQDIFLFEKRGVGLNGRVVGRFHSSGVMPRFAEKIKASGITLPTNVFDMSVEV; this is encoded by the coding sequence ATGAGCACTGGGTTAGGATTCGCAACCAGGCTGGCGGTTCGGGCGGATCAGAGCGTAGGAACGGAACTGACACCGAAGGCCTATCAGGAACTCAAGTCGTCGCTGCACAGAGATCTGCTGAGCCGGATCGACCTGGAAAAACTCGCCTACCTGGACGAGAACAGGGCGCGCATCCAGGTGCTGAACGTCATTCAGGACCTCGTTGCACAGCTTGAAACTCCTCTGAGCGCGGTTGAACGCGAGCGTCTTTCCCGCGAAGTCCTGGACGAAGTCTTCGGCCTCGGCCCGCTGGAGCCGCTGTTACAGGACCCGACGATCAACGACATTCTCGTCAATACCCACAAGCTGGTTTATGTGGAACGCGGCGGAATGCTGGAAGAGACTGGAGTCACGTTTAAAGACGATCTCCACCTCATGCACGTCATCGAGAAGATCGTCTCCGCCGTTGGACGCCGCGTGGACGAGTCTTCTCCCATGGTCGACGCCCGCCTGCCGGATGGCTCGCGTGTCAACGTAATCATCCCGCCATTGGCAGTCGATGGTCCGCTGTTGTCGATCCGCCGCTTTGGAGCGATTCCGTTGGAAGCTGAAGACCTGCTCACCAATCGCACTATGACGCCGCAGATGCTTGAGGTGCTGCAGAATGCGATCAAGTCGAGGCTGAACGTCGTCATCTCTGGCGGCACCGGCGCTGGAAAAACGACGCTGCTGAACGTCCTCTCCGCATTCATCTCGGAGAGGGAACGCATTGTCACCATCGAAGATTCTGCCGAATTGCAGATGAAACAGAAGCACGTGGTTCGACTGGAGTGCCGCGCGCCGAATGTCGAAGGCAAAGGCGCGGTGCGCCAGCGGGAACTGGTCATTAACGCGCTTCGTATGCGTCCGGACCGCATCATCGTCGGCGAGGTTCGCGGCGAAGAAGCGCTGGATATGCTTCAGGCCATGAACACCGGCCACGATGGATCGATAACAACGATCCACGCCAACAGCCCGCGCGATGCCATTGCCCGCATGGAAACCATGGCGCTGATGGCAAACCTGAACCTGCCGGAAAAGGCAATCCGGCAGCAGATCGCTTCGGCCGTGGACATCATCATCCAGATATCCCGCCTCAGCGACGGCAGCAGGCGCGTCACCTACGTTACAGAGATTGCCGGCATGGATCACGACGTGGTCAGTATGCAGGACATCTTCCTGTTTGAAAAACGCGGCGTCGGCCTGAATGGCCGCGTCGTTGGCCGCTTCCACTCGAGCGGAGTTATGCCGAGGTTCGCGGAAAAGATCAAGGCTTCAGGCATCACGCTGCCGACCAACGTTTTTGATATGTCGGTTGAGGTGTAG
- a CDS encoding type II secretion system F family protein, which yields MLIVILFLVISVLTFVAVWFVTRPSKSEVALQERLLNVVRNPLDASIDSDDILKRESYSDLPLADLILSRLAITESLQQLIKQANSNWTVGRVIFGSLLLLAAGSWIAGLWLHNFPVGAVVGLVLSSVPYLTLRMKRGARLRRFNSLLPEAIDLMSRALRAGHAVTAAIEMVAKEISDPVGTEFRRAFEEQNFGLPLREALLNLAKRVPIDDVKFLVTAILVQKETGGNLAEVLDKTAAVLRERMRLLGQLRIHTAQGRLTGWILGLLPFIVFGLLNFINPGYARILLEDPLGQKLVWAGLVLMAFGIWVIRKIVDIKV from the coding sequence ATGCTGATTGTGATCCTATTCCTGGTGATCTCGGTTCTGACGTTCGTAGCCGTGTGGTTTGTCACGCGGCCGAGCAAATCCGAAGTCGCGCTCCAGGAACGCCTGCTCAATGTTGTCCGAAACCCACTGGACGCCAGCATTGATTCGGACGACATTCTCAAACGGGAAAGCTACAGCGACCTTCCTCTCGCGGACCTGATTCTTTCCCGTCTTGCGATTACCGAATCGCTGCAGCAACTGATCAAGCAGGCCAACTCGAACTGGACGGTGGGCCGCGTAATCTTCGGCTCCTTGCTGCTGCTTGCGGCCGGCAGTTGGATAGCGGGACTCTGGCTGCACAACTTCCCCGTGGGGGCAGTCGTTGGTCTCGTACTTTCTTCCGTACCGTATCTCACGCTTCGCATGAAGCGCGGGGCACGCCTGCGGCGCTTCAACTCGTTGCTGCCGGAAGCCATCGACCTGATGTCACGAGCGCTGCGTGCAGGACACGCCGTAACGGCGGCAATCGAGATGGTCGCCAAAGAGATTTCCGACCCCGTTGGAACGGAGTTTCGCCGCGCGTTTGAAGAGCAGAACTTTGGCCTTCCACTTCGCGAGGCGCTCCTGAACCTCGCCAAGCGCGTCCCGATCGACGACGTCAAGTTCCTGGTTACAGCCATCCTGGTGCAGAAAGAGACCGGCGGCAATCTCGCCGAAGTGCTGGACAAGACGGCTGCTGTGCTTCGCGAACGTATGCGCCTGCTCGGCCAGCTCAGAATTCACACTGCACAAGGCCGGCTGACGGGCTGGATCCTGGGGCTGCTTCCCTTCATCGTCTTCGGGTTGCTGAACTTCATCAACCCTGGCTACGCGCGGATTTTGCTCGAAGATCCTTTGGGGCAAAAGTTGGTGTGGGCAGGCCTGGTGCTCATGGCATTCGGTATTTGGGTGATTCGCAAAATCGTTGATATCAAGGTCTAG